TTTTGACGGCTGTTATTATTTTGCTGGGCTTTTGGGGTTGGGACATATGAGGTTACTGGATTACAGCCGATGTTTTTATTCTGATTTTTTCTGTTGTCAATGGTCTGGTTTTACTAAGAAAGAATTGAGCAAGCAAATCTGATAGAGTTCAATATCCAAAAATGTTCTTTTATGAAAAGGGATTTTTATGGAAAAGGTTTTAAATTATGTTGATTCGCATCGAGGTGATTTTCTTTCCGCTTTAAGTGATTGCTTACGTATCCCCAGCATTAGTGTAAGCCCGAGCCATGTTCAAGAGGTGGCCCGATGTGCAAATTTTTTAGCCGGACGGTTAAAAAATTTAGGTTTAAAAAGTGTAAAGGTTTTTCCGACCGAACGTCACCCGATCGTTTATGGGGAATGGTTAGAAGCAGCTCTTAAGCCGACGGTTTTGGTTTATGGGCATTATGACGTTCAGCCCGTAGACCCTCTCAACGAGTGGGTGAATCCGCCTTTTGAGCCACAGGTTCGTAAGGGGGATCTTTATGCCCGAGGGGCCATTGATGATAAAGGACAGGTCTATATCCATTTATCAGCCATCGAGGCTTTTTTAAAAACTGAAGGACGATTGCCTGTCAATCTAAAAATTCTCTTAGAGGGAGAGGAAGAAATAGGCAGTCCCAATCTCGAAAAATTTTTAAAGACTCATCGGGATTTGCTCAAATCAGATTTCGTTATTATTTCTGATACGCCAATGCTTGATAAAGGAGTTCCTTCCATTTGTTATGGGCTTCGGGGCCTTTGCTATATGGAGCTAGAAGTGACAGGGCCTGTGCAAGACCTTCACTCGGGGATGTGGGGAGGAACTCTGGAAAATCCTGCGAATGCCCTGGCGGGTATTTTATCTCGTCTCAAAGGGAAAGACGGAAAAATTCTTATTCCAAATTTCTATAAAGAGGTTCAACCTTTATCCAAACATGAAAGAAAGATGTTGGCTCAGCTTCCTTTCTCTGAAAAGAAATTTCTAAAAATGATGGGTGTGAAGGAATTGATAGGGGAAAAGGGGTATACGACGTTTGAAAGGATGTGGGCCAGGCCGACGCTAGATATTAACGGAATTTTCGGAGGTTTTTCTGGAGAAGGGTCCAAGACCATTATTCCTGCGAAGGTGGGGGCTAAAGTGAGCATGCGTCTTGTGCCTAATCAAGATCCAAAGAAAATTGCCATTGCCTTTCAAAAATATATTAAAAAAATCTCCCCTCCTACGGTAAAGGTGAAGGTGATCAAGCACCATGGCTCTCAGGCCTTTCTTGAACGCCTCGATCATCCCGTTCTTGAAATTGCGTCGAGGGCATTAGAGACTGCCTTTGGAAAAAAGGCTCATTTCATTCGGGAAGGGGGGTCTATTCCATTTGTGAAGACAATTTCAGATATTATGAAAAAGCCATGCCTTCTTCTAGGGTTTGGGCTTCCTGATGAAAATGCCCATGCCCCCAATGAACGGCTGCATCTGGATAATTTTTATAAGGGTATTCTAAGTATGGTGGATTTGTATGATCGTTTGTCAAAGTAAGAGGATTTCCCCAAAAACAGTGATATAAAGTAATAGTTTAGCTCCGGGAACCGAGGCAATTTTTGATGGGGACGCTCGCCCCGACCAGCGATCGGGACGAGCTCGGTGAAGTCGTTCGCTCACCTCGACTATTCGTCGAGGTACCATGCTCGCGAACGACTTCAACGCCCCATCAAAAATCGCCTCGGTTCCCTTGAGGGAGAATGGGAGCTAAACTATTACGATATAAAAAGGATGCCTTTCGAGGAATATTAACATTTTATAAAATACTGTTTAAACGGTAAATTTTTATGTTTTAATCCATATTTTTCTTTAAAATATAGAAAAATAGTGTAATATACTGCTATGGCGGTATTAAACAATGAGTAGCATAGATAATTTCAAAAAAGAGATTAGCGAGTTGGTGCACCTGCACCGAAACAAAAGCTCGTTATCCCAGATAGCGCTTGCCCAGCTTGCAGGCGTAGGTAAAACGGTGATCTTTGACCTCGAGCACGGGAAAATGACGATTCGGTTGGATACTTTGTTGCGCGTTTTCGATGCTTTAAATATCGAGATTCGTTTTTATAGTCCGCTTCTGCAAGCCATGAAGGAAACGTAAGTATGAAAAAAGCTAAGATTTATTTCAATAGTCGTCCGTCTGGAATTCTGACCGAAGAGAACGGGCATTATGTTTTTAAGTACAGTAAAGATTACAAAGGCCCTTCCATTTCCAGGACCATGCCTCGTGAAAAAGAGCGGTTTGAATTTGAAGAGTTTCCGTCTTTCTTCGACGGGCTTCTTCCCGAGGGCGTGAACCTCGAAGCCTTTTTAAGGAGAACCAAAATTGACCGCAGGGATTATTTCGGGCAGCTTTTGGCTGTGGGACGTGATCTTGTCGGCGCCCTGACTGTGGAGAAAATGGCGTGAGCAAGACAAATATTTGCGCCATTACGTACAGAAATATTCCCGACGGGGAACACTATTCTTTGCAAGGATTGAAACTCCTTTCACCTGGACTCAAGAAGCTCGAACCGCTCCATCTCACGCTGGAAGAACAGCGTGAAGAAGCAGCGGCACGTGCAGGGAAAATGTCGATACAGGGAGTGCAGGTCAAGTTAAGCGTTAAGCTGGCTGTTTCGGTAGGTCGATTCAAAATAGTCGACTACGGCGGCACGTACATTTTAAAACCCGCTCCTGCGGGCTACCGTGAAGTGCCTGAAAATGAAGATCTGACCATGCGGCTGGCGGCGATTTCGGGTATCCAAGTGCCCGTGCACGGTTTGGTGTATGCCAAAGACGGAACGCGGACTTATTTCATCAAGCGTTTTGATCGCAGGAAAGGCAAAAAATACTATCTTGAAGACTTCGGTCAACTTCTTGGCTTGCCTAGAGAAGTTAAATACAATACCTCTATGGAAAATTTCGCCAAAACAGTCCAACAATACACGACTTTCCCGGCCCTGGAGTGTCGTGAATTCTTTCTGCGGACACTTTTTTGCTTTTTGACGGGCAATGAAGACATGCATGCCAAGAATTTCTCGTTGTTTTCGGCAGATAATCAGGTTTTTAAACTGGCCCCGGCTTATGATCTTTTAAACAGCACGATCGTGGCCTTAGGAAAATCAAAAGAAGAACTTGCCGTGCCGCTTGCTGGGAAAAAATCGAAATTGACTCGAGAAGACTTTTTGCAATATCTCGGAAGAGAACGGCTGAGCCTGAATGAAAGAACTGTTCAAAGCTGTCTCAAACAATTGCAAGACGCATTCCCCGAATGGAGGCGTCTGATCGAGAGGAGTTTTTTAAGCGAGGAA
This window of the Chlamydiota bacterium genome carries:
- a CDS encoding HipA domain-containing protein; protein product: MCAITYRNIPDGEHYSLQGLKLLSPGLKKLEPLHLTLEEQREEAAARAGKMSIQGVQVKLSVKLAVSVGRFKIVDYGGTYILKPAPAGYREVPENEDLTMRLAAISGIQVPVHGLVYAKDGTRTYFIKRFDRRKGKKYYLEDFGQLLGLPREVKYNTSMENFAKTVQQYTTFPALECREFFLRTLFCFLTGNEDMHAKNFSLFSADNQVFKLAPAYDLLNSTIVALGKSKEELAVPLAGKKSKLTREDFLQYLGRERLSLNERTVQSCLKQLQDAFPEWRRLIERSFLSEEMKKAYSELFVERRARLKL
- a CDS encoding dipeptidase, which encodes MEKVLNYVDSHRGDFLSALSDCLRIPSISVSPSHVQEVARCANFLAGRLKNLGLKSVKVFPTERHPIVYGEWLEAALKPTVLVYGHYDVQPVDPLNEWVNPPFEPQVRKGDLYARGAIDDKGQVYIHLSAIEAFLKTEGRLPVNLKILLEGEEEIGSPNLEKFLKTHRDLLKSDFVIISDTPMLDKGVPSICYGLRGLCYMELEVTGPVQDLHSGMWGGTLENPANALAGILSRLKGKDGKILIPNFYKEVQPLSKHERKMLAQLPFSEKKFLKMMGVKELIGEKGYTTFERMWARPTLDINGIFGGFSGEGSKTIIPAKVGAKVSMRLVPNQDPKKIAIAFQKYIKKISPPTVKVKVIKHHGSQAFLERLDHPVLEIASRALETAFGKKAHFIREGGSIPFVKTISDIMKKPCLLLGFGLPDENAHAPNERLHLDNFYKGILSMVDLYDRLSK
- a CDS encoding HipA N-terminal domain-containing protein; this translates as MKKAKIYFNSRPSGILTEENGHYVFKYSKDYKGPSISRTMPREKERFEFEEFPSFFDGLLPEGVNLEAFLRRTKIDRRDYFGQLLAVGRDLVGALTVEKMA
- a CDS encoding helix-turn-helix transcriptional regulator, which encodes MSSIDNFKKEISELVHLHRNKSSLSQIALAQLAGVGKTVIFDLEHGKMTIRLDTLLRVFDALNIEIRFYSPLLQAMKET